CCGTGAATTGTGCTGGTGCCCGTATCATTAGTTGGAGCTGCTTTGCTGTCTCTGGACCACGATGGATCGTTGTCATTGATGGAGCTATGAACTCCTAAGTTGTACAAGCAGATACTTAAGGAAATTTTCAAGCTGTCCATCAAAAAAAAGTCGATCTGAACACAAGTCGTtctagcaaaaaaaataaaacccaaaaaactgctaagcagataaaaaaaaaagtattttggaaTGGGTCAAAGTTCTGACTGTAATCTTCTACAGATGCTGTGACATGAAGCAGGCAGTTCACACAAGTAAGGGAACTAAAATCAATGTGCTGAAGCTGTATGTGAAGCAGAAAAATTGAAGGGATGTTATTGCTGCTATAAGGGGGTCCCAGCAGTTTATGAAgatacacaaatattttagattacacaatttttcataaatttaaaagtaaGGTTTTGTCTGGTGTGTTTGACTGGGTTCCCTTTATCTATTGAAGGGAACATATTAAACAagatttattgatattttaaagcGATCATCAAACATCAAACTTTCATTACATATATaggtatatatataaaatgtgtatagattttttttttttttttttatgttttctactCAAGAGGTTACAGTGTGTCCGACTATTGTTGTTACATTGTAACATAAAGGAGTCGAAGAACTTTTCTCGGCTTGATAAGTGACGGACTGTTGCTCTACTTTCTGTCATGGTAAACACGGTTCACTCTGCAAACACGGAGCATGGTGGTACACGGGACTCAGTTCCAGCGCTCGAGTACGACAGAGATGGGTTGTACTCAAGCAGCAGGGAAAAGGGAGGGTGTGCGTGATGGGAGGGGGAGGGTGATGAGTTGAAAGCGCCGTCCAACACGTGAGGCTCATGTGACGGAGTCGAGCCTGTGTCTCTGGCCGAGAGACGTGCCTGCAGTCACAGGGTTTATTTAACACGTAGTCAAACCCACccagctctcacacacattcagcgTGGAGCCTCCCCAGACGTACTACCGAGTCCGGATCTCAGGGTGACAACAGTGCGCCGTGCCCGACTCTCAGCTCACAgcgcgaacacacacacagacacacacacacagtcactgacGCACACGCGAGCGGATAACAGGAGAtacttttgtctctttttgttttgttttgtttttgtgtggtatttttacatttttttctcgACTTTGAAGTGCGACTGCAGAGACACTCTTGGAGCTTTGTGAAGTCTTTTGGGAGAGTAATTTTTCGGGGATTTTGCAGTTAATCGACATGGAGAGGATAACCAGTGCGCAACCACCTCCCTGTGTGCCCAAACACGCATCAATGGATATACACATGTCAGggtaaatttgatttatttttttttctgtttcatataTTGTACTCTTCTTTACAGAACATTTGATGGTATTAGTGAACCCTATCCAAACTAAACTAATTGTACCTTTTCTCCAAAGAATGCCATTTAATTCCATGTATATGTGCAAATCCAGAAGGGGCATAAAGCGCGATGACAACaaggtaaattaaaataaaagtgcacatctgtatctgtatttatttaatgcagCAGCCTGGATTTAAGTGACATTTCCAACCCTGTGCAGGAGACAAACAAGTTGCCGCACCGACTGATCGAAAAAAAGAGACGTGACAGAATCAACGAATGCATTGCCCAGCTAAAGGAACTGTTGCCAGAACATCTTAAGCTTACAGTAAGTATTATCTAATACATATGGCATGTGTGCTACTAGAGAGGGAATCTGAAATGAaacattgtttcattgtttggctGTTCCAAGacgtaaaaaaaattaaagtttggTCATGTATCTGTGTCTAAATAAATCCcctattattttgttatttgttaaaaagatgtgtgtgtgtgtgtgtggattgcATGAGTTCCCGGGCGTTTGAGGCTCATCCACTGTTCAGCTGTGAATGTGTTACATAAGAAAGATCAACATGCTTATCGAAGGCCTTCCTGTTTTAGACGCTGGGTCATTTGGAGAAAGCTGTGGTGCTGGAGCTCACTCTCAAGCATGTGAAAGCCCTGAGTGCCCTActtgagcagcagcagcagaaaatcaTCGCGCTGCAGAAAGACCTGCATATAAGTAAGTTTGGGCCATGAGATTCTTTTTAGGCAACAGTAGGCATCAACTGACTGGCCCCTGTGTCATCTGTTAAATTTATAACAATCACGTAGCAGGAAGACTgtgcagtaaatgtttttattcgTTTTTAAACCACCAGGCGATCATGGAGGGGACAGTGGAGAGAGCAGTGACGAGATCTTCCGCTCCGGCTTTCACTTGTGTGCGAAAGAGGTCGTCCACTATCTGGCCAGCCAAGAAAGCAGCAGGGACCTGACCCCCTCTCACATGATCAGCCACCTCCAAAAAGTGGCAGCTAAAGTCCTGCAGCATCAAAACAGCCTATACCCAGACGAGTCCATCCCTCCAGCTCCGGAGAAATTGAAGAAACCTGCGAGTCAGCCCCAGAGGCCCTGTGAAGGCCCTGCTAAAAACTGTGTTCCTGTTATTCAAAGGACTTCCACCCATGGGACGGGGGAGCTGAGTGGCAGCGACACCGACACCGACAG
This genomic interval from Channa argus isolate prfri chromosome 5, Channa argus male v1.0, whole genome shotgun sequence contains the following:
- the bhlhe40 gene encoding class E basic helix-loop-helix protein 40 isoform X1, translated to MERITSAQPPPCVPKHASMDIHMSGMPFNSMYMCKSRRGIKRDDNKETNKLPHRLIEKKRRDRINECIAQLKELLPEHLKLTTLGHLEKAVVLELTLKHVKALSALLEQQQQKIIALQKDLHISDHGGDSGESSDEIFRSGFHLCAKEVVHYLASQESSRDLTPSHMISHLQKVAAKVLQHQNSLYPDESIPPAPEKLKKPASQPQRPCEGPAKNCVPVIQRTSTHGTGELSGSDTDTDSGYGGEPDKRDPKTQWSERHAREGERNHGATRRTAGAIKQESEEPRAKKSRSDFSEDETVCSYASEDLSPYKSFSTSQPPFCLPFYLMPPGAAAAAAYLPMLEKYWYPGSLPVMYPGMSGSAVSLHPDILPSSLVMSPRAGSPVPHQNPRDSPAPHKALKRTPPLNLETKD
- the bhlhe40 gene encoding class E basic helix-loop-helix protein 40 isoform X2; protein product: MERITSAQPPPCVPKHASMDIHMSGSLDLSDISNPVQETNKLPHRLIEKKRRDRINECIAQLKELLPEHLKLTTLGHLEKAVVLELTLKHVKALSALLEQQQQKIIALQKDLHISDHGGDSGESSDEIFRSGFHLCAKEVVHYLASQESSRDLTPSHMISHLQKVAAKVLQHQNSLYPDESIPPAPEKLKKPASQPQRPCEGPAKNCVPVIQRTSTHGTGELSGSDTDTDSGYGGEPDKRDPKTQWSERHAREGERNHGATRRTAGAIKQESEEPRAKKSRSDFSEDETVCSYASEDLSPYKSFSTSQPPFCLPFYLMPPGAAAAAAYLPMLEKYWYPGSLPVMYPGMSGSAVSLHPDILPSSLVMSPRAGSPVPHQNPRDSPAPHKALKRTPPLNLETKD